Proteins encoded by one window of Porphyromonas vaginalis:
- a CDS encoding T9SS type A sorting domain-containing protein, which translates to MKRTLIAPLLTLGLLLWGLLALPAKGIAQTPADAATTALRQSQGCYIKLTTARAVGETIDMKLIAENPKLKDITIEGVKEAPQIGNKKVKYTLSSQTIVLRGSIKSFDCGKSQITKVELIQCPTLESFFLGDNQISELDFTACVKLTNFNCYNNQLTELDLTPLKKLKWFNCYGNKLTKLDLTSCPGVSAIRCQDNQISEIIIPQGSLLSAIDCSKNQLTKLDMSHCTKLRTLNCSDNLLTELDLSQSPALDNLVCYNNKIRGKAMTLLIKSLADRSQKSTKGKFKVHFNPTQRPQDGNVCLKSDVALATSKNWVVSYADQELKDPAYEGEEAPLNGSITLTTSRQIGSKIGLIIEAPGAVQMAGVKETPVLGKYQNYTLTSQQVTIQGEITKLQCSSNNLSALQLTDCPTLRTLVCFNNEVTALDLSHAPSLDSLICYINKIESLDFSQTPQLQLIDVQQNQLASIDLAPLQKLKKINCAKNKLKTLNLTTAKALERLDCFDNQLTQLELPQTATLTWVNCGGNQLSSLDVSACTGLQTLSCYKNQIRKQAMTQLVQALPDRTGMEPAGMFGVHFDETKIDEDGNICLPSDVAIARGKNWLVRAVSSQTDYSGLATGVIMITPSEGVEEISLTIQAVGDVTIEGVIEEPTVGEKATYTLLDKVVTIRGDITSLGCSSSKLQELDLISCPNLTQLSCYSNNLVYLSLYKCPKLTSLSCHTNKIERLELVECSSLSSLDCSSNQIKGEAMTQLMKSLPDRTGLKQGEMTLYFSRDEIDFDGNVCYDTDVAIAKAKNWKVGFTMSKDEYEGKESPQAKQATITLTTSRPIGQKISLMIKAEDDFTIEGVDGVPFDGSHIKYTLTSQTITIRGRITQLACWGNDLTAISLENCQDLTILTCSSNKLTTLDLSHCPKLSLLACARNQIKGEAMKALAESLPDRSNTQPGIWQVHKSLDKIAEDGNICLKSDVAIATQRGWRVVLSETNEDYPGADPSASTYTVDLKIGTGGTASITGYSDLKAVPMGTTLTVVASPDEGYKLAQILVNEVDCTESKSFVVKQATIVQVTFQKADRIERVTTPALEIYPNPVTDYLLVRGGASEATILLYDTTGVLVLTDQTDCQGSATLALGSIPSGLYILVVGDQPMSVLVAR; encoded by the coding sequence ATGAAACGTACTCTTATCGCCCCGCTACTCACGCTCGGGCTACTGCTCTGGGGGCTGCTGGCTCTTCCCGCCAAGGGGATTGCACAGACTCCAGCAGATGCTGCTACCACAGCACTCAGGCAGTCTCAGGGCTGCTACATCAAGCTCACCACGGCACGCGCTGTCGGTGAAACCATTGACATGAAGCTCATAGCTGAAAATCCTAAGCTCAAAGACATAACCATCGAGGGTGTCAAGGAGGCCCCCCAGATCGGTAATAAGAAAGTGAAGTACACACTCTCCAGTCAGACTATCGTACTGAGAGGATCTATCAAGAGCTTTGACTGTGGCAAGAGTCAGATTACTAAGGTCGAGTTAATCCAGTGTCCTACGCTCGAGAGCTTCTTCCTCGGAGATAACCAAATTTCCGAGCTAGACTTCACCGCCTGTGTCAAGCTGACGAACTTCAATTGCTACAACAATCAGCTTACCGAGCTGGATCTCACTCCCCTCAAGAAGCTCAAATGGTTTAACTGCTACGGCAATAAGCTCACCAAGCTAGACTTAACCTCCTGTCCTGGAGTCTCAGCCATCCGCTGCCAAGACAACCAGATCTCCGAGATAATTATTCCTCAGGGCTCTCTCCTCTCTGCTATCGACTGCTCTAAGAATCAGCTCACCAAGCTAGACATGTCTCACTGCACCAAGCTCAGAACTCTCAATTGCAGTGACAACCTACTCACCGAGCTAGACCTCTCACAGAGTCCTGCACTGGACAATCTCGTCTGCTACAATAATAAGATACGAGGCAAAGCGATGACCCTGCTTATCAAGAGTCTCGCTGACCGCTCGCAGAAGAGTACCAAGGGCAAGTTTAAGGTGCACTTTAACCCTACCCAGCGACCTCAAGATGGCAATGTATGCCTTAAGAGTGACGTCGCTCTTGCGACCAGCAAGAACTGGGTCGTATCCTATGCTGATCAAGAGTTAAAAGATCCAGCCTACGAAGGCGAAGAAGCCCCGCTCAATGGCTCCATCACGCTCACTACGAGTCGCCAGATCGGGAGCAAGATAGGACTAATCATCGAGGCGCCTGGTGCTGTCCAGATGGCGGGAGTCAAAGAGACACCTGTGCTAGGTAAGTATCAGAACTACACCCTCACCAGCCAGCAGGTCACTATACAAGGAGAGATCACCAAGCTACAGTGTAGTAGTAACAACCTCTCGGCACTCCAGCTGACAGACTGCCCCACGCTACGGACGCTTGTCTGTTTCAATAATGAAGTCACAGCTCTCGACCTCTCGCATGCTCCTAGCCTTGACTCTTTGATCTGCTACATCAATAAGATTGAGTCGCTAGACTTCTCTCAGACTCCACAACTGCAACTCATAGATGTACAGCAAAATCAACTTGCCTCTATAGACTTAGCACCGCTCCAAAAGCTCAAGAAGATCAACTGCGCTAAGAACAAACTCAAAACTCTCAACCTTACCACCGCCAAGGCTCTAGAACGTCTAGACTGCTTTGACAATCAGCTCACGCAGCTCGAGCTACCACAGACGGCCACCCTTACCTGGGTCAACTGTGGAGGCAACCAGCTATCCTCACTAGACGTCTCTGCATGTACGGGACTGCAGACACTCTCTTGCTACAAAAATCAGATACGCAAGCAGGCCATGACTCAGCTCGTGCAGGCTCTCCCAGATCGTACAGGTATGGAGCCTGCGGGCATGTTTGGAGTACACTTTGATGAGACCAAGATAGACGAAGATGGCAATATATGCCTTCCCAGCGATGTAGCCATAGCTCGGGGCAAGAATTGGCTCGTGCGTGCTGTATCCTCTCAGACAGACTACTCTGGACTAGCTACGGGTGTCATCATGATTACCCCCAGTGAGGGCGTTGAGGAGATATCGCTGACCATCCAGGCTGTCGGCGATGTCACCATAGAAGGTGTCATAGAGGAGCCCACTGTCGGGGAGAAAGCGACCTACACGCTCCTAGACAAAGTTGTCACCATACGAGGTGACATCACCTCTCTCGGATGTAGTAGCTCCAAGCTACAAGAGCTGGACCTCATCAGCTGCCCTAATCTGACGCAGCTCTCCTGCTATAGCAACAACCTCGTATACCTCTCCCTCTACAAGTGTCCTAAACTCACCTCACTGAGCTGTCACACCAACAAGATAGAGAGACTAGAGCTCGTAGAGTGTTCCAGCCTCAGCTCACTCGACTGCTCTAGTAATCAAATCAAAGGCGAGGCTATGACTCAGCTCATGAAGAGCCTACCCGACCGCACGGGACTCAAGCAGGGTGAGATGACCCTCTACTTCTCTAGAGACGAGATAGACTTTGATGGCAATGTGTGCTACGATACGGACGTAGCTATTGCTAAGGCTAAGAACTGGAAGGTGGGCTTCACTATGTCCAAAGATGAGTACGAGGGCAAGGAGTCGCCCCAAGCCAAGCAAGCCACCATCACCCTCACCACCAGTCGCCCCATAGGTCAGAAGATCTCTCTAATGATCAAGGCTGAGGACGACTTCACCATCGAGGGGGTCGATGGAGTACCTTTTGATGGCTCCCATATCAAGTACACCCTCACCAGTCAGACCATTACCATACGTGGGCGCATCACACAGCTCGCTTGCTGGGGTAATGATCTCACAGCTATCTCACTAGAGAACTGCCAGGATCTGACGATACTAACCTGCTCATCCAATAAATTGACCACCCTAGATCTCTCGCACTGCCCTAAGTTATCACTCCTAGCCTGTGCTAGGAATCAAATCAAAGGCGAGGCCATGAAAGCTCTCGCTGAGAGTCTCCCTGATAGGAGCAATACACAGCCTGGCATCTGGCAGGTGCATAAGTCTCTAGATAAGATAGCCGAAGATGGCAACATCTGTCTCAAGAGCGACGTAGCCATTGCGACGCAACGGGGGTGGCGAGTCGTCCTCTCAGAGACCAACGAGGACTACCCTGGAGCTGATCCCAGCGCATCAACCTATACGGTAGACCTCAAGATCGGCACTGGCGGTACAGCCTCTATCACAGGCTACTCAGACCTAAAGGCAGTCCCCATGGGGACCACGCTTACAGTCGTTGCATCCCCAGATGAGGGATACAAGCTCGCGCAGATACTTGTCAATGAGGTAGACTGCACCGAGAGCAAGAGCTTTGTCGTCAAGCAAGCAACGATAGTCCAGGTGACCTTCCAGAAGGCAGATCGCATCGAGCGCGTCACAACGCCAGCTCTAGAGATTTACCCCAACCCTGTCACAGACTATCTACTCGTGCGAGGTGGGGCTAGCGAAGCTACAATACTCCTATACGATACTACGGGAGTGCTCGTCCTGACGGATCAGACCGACTGCCAAGGCTCCGCCACGCTAGCACTTGGCTCCATCCCTAGCGGGCTGTACATCCTAGTCGTAGGTGACCAGCCTATGTCCGTCCTAGTCGCCAGGTAG